One Chromobacterium paludis genomic window carries:
- a CDS encoding beta-ketoacyl-ACP synthase III, whose amino-acid sequence MGYSRILGTGSFLPSQVLTNAQLAERVETSDEWIVSRTGIRARHIADDEHKTSDLALKAAEAAIASAGIDKGEIDLIIVATTTPDMIFPSTACILQEKLGLPGIPAFDVQAVCAGFIYALNTANAYIKSGMAKRALVVGAEIMSRVLDWDDRRTCVLFGDGAGAVVLGASEEPGILHAKLAADGRYQGLLNTPAQISGGKIQGMPYLHMDGPAVFKFAVKSLSEIATTTLAEAGMDKSAVDWLVPHQANLRIIESTAKHLGLPMDKVIVTLPEQGNTSAASIPLALDVAVRDGRIQRGQTVLLEGIGGGFAWGAALLIY is encoded by the coding sequence ATGGGCTATTCCCGCATTCTCGGCACTGGCAGCTTTCTGCCGTCCCAGGTGCTTACCAATGCGCAATTGGCCGAACGCGTGGAGACCAGCGACGAGTGGATCGTCTCTCGTACTGGCATCCGCGCGCGCCATATTGCGGATGACGAGCACAAGACCAGCGACCTGGCGCTGAAGGCGGCGGAAGCCGCCATCGCCAGCGCCGGCATCGACAAGGGCGAGATCGACCTGATCATCGTCGCCACCACCACCCCGGACATGATCTTCCCCAGCACCGCCTGCATCTTGCAGGAGAAGCTGGGCCTGCCCGGCATTCCCGCTTTCGACGTGCAAGCCGTTTGCGCCGGCTTCATCTACGCCCTGAACACCGCCAATGCCTATATCAAGAGCGGCATGGCGAAGCGGGCGCTGGTGGTCGGCGCCGAGATCATGTCGCGCGTGCTGGACTGGGATGACCGCCGCACCTGCGTGCTGTTCGGCGACGGCGCCGGCGCGGTGGTGCTGGGCGCGTCCGAAGAGCCGGGCATCTTGCACGCCAAGCTGGCGGCCGACGGCCGCTACCAGGGCCTGCTGAACACCCCGGCGCAGATTTCCGGCGGCAAGATCCAGGGCATGCCGTATCTGCACATGGACGGTCCGGCGGTGTTCAAATTCGCCGTCAAGTCGCTGTCCGAGATCGCCACCACCACGCTGGCCGAGGCCGGCATGGACAAGTCCGCCGTCGATTGGCTGGTGCCGCATCAGGCCAATCTGCGCATCATCGAATCCACCGCCAAGCATCTGGGCCTGCCCATGGACAAGGTCATCGTCACCTTGCCGGAGCAGGGCAATACTTCGGCGGCCTCCATTCCGTTGGCGCTGGACGTGGCGGTAAGGGATGGGCGCATCCAGCGCGGCCAGACCGTGTTGCTGGAGGGCATAGGCGGCGGTTTCGCCTGGGGCGCCGCGCTGCTGATCTATTGA
- the plsX gene encoding phosphate acyltransferase PlsX gives MTITVAVDAMGGDVGLKVTVPASIQFLQDHPDTQLILVGDQPALEAELALHAGAVRERILIQHATQVVGMDEAPQLALKNKKDSSMRVAINLVKEGKAQAAVSAGNTGALMATARFVLKTIPGIDRPAIAKLLPNVKGTSCVLDLGANVDCTPEQLLQFGIMGSELVAGLQGKANPSVGLLNIGSEDIKGNDNIKKTAELLRQSELNFYGNVEGDDICKGTVDVVVCDGFTGNVALKTAEGLAHMFAVFLKEEFGRSWWTRVCALAALPVLALFKKRIDPRRYNGASLLGLRGIVVKSHGGADVTGFRYALAQACEEAGSDVIGHIAERVATQLDKLKQPEAEAN, from the coding sequence ATGACTATCACCGTCGCGGTTGATGCTATGGGCGGTGACGTTGGCCTCAAGGTTACCGTCCCGGCATCGATCCAATTCCTGCAAGACCACCCCGACACCCAACTGATTCTCGTAGGAGACCAGCCTGCCCTTGAGGCGGAACTGGCCCTGCATGCGGGCGCCGTGCGTGAGCGCATCCTCATCCAGCATGCCACTCAAGTGGTGGGCATGGACGAGGCGCCTCAGCTCGCCCTGAAGAATAAGAAAGATTCGTCGATGCGGGTGGCGATCAATCTGGTCAAGGAAGGCAAGGCGCAGGCCGCCGTTTCCGCCGGCAACACCGGCGCGCTGATGGCCACCGCGCGTTTCGTCCTCAAGACCATTCCGGGCATCGACCGCCCCGCCATCGCCAAGTTGCTGCCTAATGTCAAGGGCACTTCCTGCGTGCTGGATCTGGGCGCCAACGTCGATTGCACTCCAGAACAATTGTTGCAGTTCGGCATCATGGGTTCCGAACTGGTGGCCGGCCTGCAAGGCAAGGCCAATCCTTCCGTCGGTCTGCTGAACATCGGCAGCGAGGATATCAAGGGCAACGACAACATCAAGAAGACTGCCGAACTGCTGCGCCAGTCGGAGCTGAATTTCTACGGCAACGTGGAAGGCGACGACATCTGCAAGGGCACGGTGGATGTGGTAGTCTGCGACGGTTTCACCGGCAATGTGGCGCTCAAGACAGCTGAGGGGCTGGCGCACATGTTCGCCGTATTCCTGAAAGAAGAGTTCGGCCGCAGCTGGTGGACGCGCGTGTGCGCGCTGGCCGCGCTGCCCGTGCTGGCGCTTTTCAAGAAGCGCATCGACCCGCGCCGCTATAACGGGGCCAGCTTGCTGGGCCTGCGCGGCATCGTGGTGAAAAGCCACGGCGGCGCCGACGTCACAGGATTCCGTTACGCGTTGGCGCAGGCATGCGAGGAGGCCGGCTCCGACGTGATTGGTCACATTGCCGAACGGGTTGCCACACAACTAGACAAGCTCAAGCAACCCGAGGCAGAAGCGAACTGA
- the rpmF gene encoding 50S ribosomal protein L32, producing the protein MAVQQNKKSPSKRGMHRAHDFLTAPALAVEASTGEAHLRHHISPNGFYRGRKVVKTKGE; encoded by the coding sequence ATGGCTGTTCAACAGAACAAAAAGTCCCCGTCCAAGCGCGGCATGCATCGTGCACACGATTTTCTGACCGCCCCGGCCCTGGCAGTTGAAGCCAGCACCGGCGAAGCCCACCTGCGCCACCACATCAGCCCGAACGGCTTCTACCGTGGCCGCAAGGTTGTGAAGACCAAGGGCGAGTAA
- a CDS encoding YceD family protein: MSKPILIDPLKFAREGRSLSGNTPVAELDERIRGDLADASGEVSYQLDGFIDELQRPALRIRLTAALNVVCQRCLDGMPFSLDTDSVLTLFVSQDKLEEACELDDTLDAILAEPEFDATALIEDEIIMGLPHAPKHDECGRDTLSLAKADKPNPFAVLAALKRPKSE, translated from the coding sequence ATGTCTAAACCGATTTTGATCGATCCGCTCAAGTTCGCCCGGGAGGGCCGTTCGCTGTCCGGCAATACGCCGGTGGCGGAACTCGACGAGCGCATTCGTGGCGACCTAGCAGACGCTTCCGGCGAAGTGTCGTATCAGCTCGACGGTTTTATCGATGAATTGCAGCGCCCCGCGCTGCGCATTCGTCTGACCGCCGCGTTGAACGTCGTTTGCCAACGTTGTCTGGACGGCATGCCGTTCAGCCTGGACACCGATTCGGTGCTCACGCTGTTTGTCAGCCAAGACAAGCTGGAAGAAGCCTGCGAACTGGACGACACGCTGGATGCGATTCTCGCCGAGCCCGAGTTCGACGCGACTGCGCTGATCGAAGACGAAATCATTATGGGCTTGCCGCATGCGCCGAAACACGACGAATGCGGCAGGGATACTCTCTCGCTCGCCAAGGCTGACAAGCCCAATCCGTTTGCGGTGCTGGCGGCGCTTAAGAGACCCAAGTCCGAGTAA
- a CDS encoding Maf family protein → MHIVLASTSRYRQEIIARLGLPFGAEPPICDETPLEGESALETAVRLARTKAQSLAGKHPNALIIGSDQVALLDGKQIGKPGSYENGVAMLKWMSGRTVVFHSALALYNSHSGKLQECVGITKVTLRQLTEAQIRNYLDREPDALHCAGSAKSEGLGGALLEKVESDDPNALIGVPLFQLITMLGNEGVEVLK, encoded by the coding sequence ATGCACATCGTACTGGCTTCCACTTCCCGCTATCGCCAAGAAATCATCGCCCGCCTGGGCCTGCCCTTCGGCGCCGAACCTCCCATCTGCGATGAAACGCCGCTGGAAGGCGAAAGCGCGCTGGAAACCGCGGTGCGCCTGGCCCGCACCAAGGCCCAATCGCTGGCCGGCAAACACCCGAACGCGCTGATCATAGGCTCCGACCAAGTGGCGCTGCTGGACGGCAAGCAAATCGGCAAGCCCGGCAGTTATGAAAACGGCGTGGCCATGCTCAAATGGATGAGCGGCCGCACCGTGGTGTTCCACTCGGCGCTGGCGTTGTACAACAGCCACAGTGGCAAGCTGCAAGAATGCGTGGGCATCACCAAAGTGACGCTGCGCCAGCTGACGGAAGCGCAGATCCGCAACTATCTGGACAGAGAGCCGGACGCGCTGCATTGCGCCGGCAGCGCCAAGAGCGAAGGCCTGGGCGGCGCGCTGCTGGAGAAAGTGGAGTCAGACGACCCCAACGCGCTGATCGGCGTGCCGCTGTTCCAGCTAATCACCATGCTGGGCAATGAGGGCGTGGAGGTGCTGAAATGA
- a CDS encoding SAM-dependent methyltransferase, translating into MSGTLFLIPAPLGDESIAWLPEGERAKVVHITHFVVEAEKTARKHLKALGVTTPIRELAMSTLNEHTKETDVAALLAPLKAGHDVGLISEAGCPAVADPGAQLVALAHRHGIRVEPLIGPSSILLALMASGANGQCFAFHGYLPVDAAEKAKQVKELEQRSRQRNETQLFIETPYRNNALLLQLRETLAPSTRLAVACDLTLPTQTIVSHRVQDWPKDAPDLHKRPAIFVIHAA; encoded by the coding sequence ATGAGCGGCACCCTGTTCCTGATCCCCGCCCCGCTGGGCGATGAAAGCATTGCCTGGCTGCCCGAGGGCGAGCGCGCCAAAGTCGTCCATATCACCCACTTTGTGGTGGAGGCGGAAAAAACCGCGCGCAAGCATCTGAAAGCGCTGGGCGTGACGACGCCGATCCGCGAGCTGGCCATGAGCACGCTGAACGAGCACACCAAGGAGACGGACGTCGCCGCCCTGCTCGCCCCGCTGAAGGCCGGCCATGACGTCGGCCTGATCTCCGAGGCCGGCTGCCCGGCCGTGGCCGACCCCGGCGCCCAGCTGGTGGCGCTGGCGCACCGCCACGGCATCCGCGTCGAACCGCTGATCGGCCCCTCCTCCATCCTGCTGGCGCTGATGGCCAGCGGCGCCAACGGCCAATGTTTCGCCTTCCACGGCTACCTGCCGGTAGACGCCGCCGAAAAAGCCAAGCAGGTGAAAGAGCTGGAACAGCGCTCGCGCCAGCGCAACGAGACGCAACTCTTTATAGAAACGCCTTACCGCAACAACGCGCTGCTGCTACAGCTGCGCGAAACGCTGGCGCCGTCCACCCGTCTCGCGGTAGCCTGCGATCTGACCCTGCCGACGCAAACCATCGTCAGCCACCGCGTGCAGGATTGGCCCAAGGACGCGCCGGACCTGCACAAGCGGCCAGCCATTTTCGTGATCCACGCCGCCTGA
- the pncB gene encoding nicotinate phosphoribosyltransferase encodes MSKTTPIIQSLLDTDLYKFTMLQVVLHQFPAAHGEYEFRCRNHPDTPLSQLKTQVEQQLDLLCQLRFQQDELDYLRGLRFIKSDFVDYLELFHLQRRFITVTEEGEQLAIRIKGPMVQAMFFEIFVLAIVNELYFQPLDNEAVRQEGRRRLEAKIDTLERFQREEAASQRFPLLIADFGTRRRFSRDWQAHVVQRLNHALPQIFRGTSNVDLARKLGITPIGTMAHEFFQAFQALGVRLRDFQTAALESWVQEYRGDLGIALTDVVGMDAFLADFDLYFAKLFDGLRHDSGDPYIWGDKAIAHYRKLRIDPASKMLTFSDGLSVDNALELQRHFSPHIQVSFGIGTHFTNDMGLEPLQIVLKLVSCNGQPVAKLSDSPGKIMCSDETFLAYLRQVFKIPQPG; translated from the coding sequence ATGTCCAAGACCACGCCCATCATCCAGTCGCTGCTCGATACCGACTTATATAAGTTCACCATGCTGCAAGTGGTGCTGCACCAGTTTCCGGCCGCGCACGGCGAGTACGAGTTCCGTTGCCGCAACCACCCGGATACGCCGCTGTCGCAGCTGAAGACGCAAGTCGAACAGCAACTGGACCTGCTATGCCAGCTGCGCTTCCAGCAGGATGAGCTGGACTACCTGCGCGGCCTGCGCTTCATCAAGAGCGACTTCGTCGACTACCTGGAACTATTCCACCTGCAGCGCCGCTTCATCACCGTAACGGAAGAGGGAGAACAACTGGCCATCCGCATCAAGGGTCCGATGGTCCAGGCCATGTTCTTCGAAATCTTCGTGCTGGCCATCGTCAACGAACTGTACTTCCAGCCGCTGGACAACGAGGCCGTGCGCCAGGAAGGGCGTCGCCGGCTGGAGGCGAAGATAGACACGCTGGAACGCTTCCAGCGCGAAGAAGCCGCCAGCCAGCGCTTTCCGCTACTGATAGCGGACTTCGGCACCCGCCGCCGCTTCAGCCGCGACTGGCAGGCCCATGTGGTGCAAAGGCTGAACCACGCCCTGCCGCAAATCTTCCGCGGCACCAGCAATGTGGACCTGGCGCGCAAGCTGGGCATCACCCCCATCGGCACCATGGCGCATGAATTCTTCCAAGCCTTCCAGGCGCTGGGGGTCCGGCTGCGCGACTTCCAGACCGCGGCGCTGGAATCGTGGGTGCAGGAATACCGCGGCGACCTCGGCATCGCGCTGACCGACGTGGTCGGCATGGATGCCTTCCTCGCCGACTTCGACCTCTACTTCGCCAAGCTGTTCGACGGCCTGCGCCACGACAGCGGCGATCCTTATATATGGGGCGACAAAGCCATCGCCCATTACCGCAAGCTGCGCATCGACCCGGCCAGCAAGATGCTGACTTTCAGCGACGGACTCAGCGTGGACAACGCGCTGGAACTGCAGCGCCATTTCAGTCCGCACATCCAGGTCAGTTTCGGCATCGGCACCCACTTTACTAATGATATGGGGCTGGAGCCGCTGCAGATCGTGCTGAAGCTGGTCAGCTGCAACGGCCAGCCGGTGGCCAAGCTATCGGACAGCCCCGGCAAGATCATGTGCAGCGACGAAACCTTTCTCGCCTACCTGCGCCAGGTCTTCAAGATTCCGCAGCCGGGCTAA